In Nocardioides faecalis, the following proteins share a genomic window:
- a CDS encoding ArsR/SmtB family transcription factor, whose translation MTTSELPLVDAVDGVDAAACCSTVVGGVLDVDQAQQLAKTFKALGDPTRVRLLSLIAAQPEREACICDLTDPVGLSQPTVSHHMKQLVDAGLVVREQRGRWAFYRLVDGTLESLSRALRP comes from the coding sequence GTGACCACCTCCGAGCTGCCCCTTGTCGACGCTGTCGATGGCGTCGATGCGGCCGCGTGCTGCTCGACCGTCGTCGGCGGTGTGCTGGACGTCGACCAGGCGCAGCAGCTCGCGAAGACGTTCAAGGCGCTGGGGGATCCCACCCGAGTCCGGCTGCTGTCGCTCATCGCCGCCCAGCCCGAGCGCGAGGCCTGCATCTGCGACCTCACCGACCCGGTGGGTCTCTCGCAGCCGACGGTCTCGCACCACATGAAGCAGCTCGTCGACGCTGGGCTCGTGGTCCGTGAGCAGCGCGGACGCTGGGCCTTCTACCGCCTGGTCGACGGCACGCTCGAGTCGCTCAGTCGAGCGCTGAGGCCCTGA
- the arsB gene encoding ACR3 family arsenite efflux transporter, translating into MTQTTAEAPVARRLSTLDRYLPVWIGAAMAVGLLTGRWTPVVADALDAIKVGSISVPIALGLLVMMYPVLARVRYDEVGPVARDKRMMVLSLALNWLLGPALMFALAWLLLPDLPEYRTGLIIVGLARCIAMVIIWNDLACGDREAAAVLVAINSVFQVLAFALLGWFYLDLLPGWLGLSATGLDVSPWQIAGSVGAFLGIPLAAGYLTRRIGEARRGRDWYEQALLPRLGPWALYGLLFTIVVLFALQGETITAQPLDVARIALPLVAYFAIMWVGSLLLARWIGLGYARSTTVAFTAAGNNFELAIAVAIGAFGVTSGQALAGVVGPLIEVPVLVGLVYVSLWARRFFPDTAQETAP; encoded by the coding sequence GTGACCCAGACGACGGCTGAGGCGCCCGTCGCCCGGCGCCTGTCCACCCTCGACCGCTACCTGCCGGTGTGGATCGGGGCAGCGATGGCCGTTGGGCTCCTGACGGGTCGGTGGACCCCCGTCGTGGCCGATGCCCTCGACGCGATCAAGGTCGGCTCGATCTCCGTGCCGATCGCGCTCGGGCTGCTGGTGATGATGTACCCGGTGCTGGCGCGAGTCCGCTACGACGAGGTCGGTCCCGTCGCCCGCGACAAACGGATGATGGTGCTGTCGCTGGCGCTGAACTGGCTCCTCGGGCCGGCACTGATGTTCGCCCTGGCCTGGCTGCTGCTGCCCGACCTGCCCGAGTACCGCACCGGCCTGATCATCGTCGGCCTGGCCCGCTGCATCGCCATGGTCATCATCTGGAACGACCTGGCCTGCGGCGACCGCGAGGCCGCTGCCGTCCTGGTCGCGATCAACTCCGTCTTCCAGGTCCTCGCCTTCGCGCTGCTCGGCTGGTTCTACCTCGACCTGCTGCCCGGCTGGCTCGGCCTGTCCGCCACCGGTCTCGACGTCTCGCCATGGCAGATCGCCGGCAGCGTCGGAGCCTTCCTCGGCATCCCGCTCGCCGCCGGCTATCTCACCCGCCGCATCGGCGAGGCCCGGCGCGGACGCGACTGGTACGAGCAGGCCCTCCTGCCGCGCCTGGGCCCGTGGGCGCTGTACGGCCTGCTGTTCACCATCGTCGTGCTCTTCGCCCTCCAAGGCGAGACGATCACCGCCCAGCCGCTCGACGTCGCCCGCATCGCCCTCCCCCTCGTCGCCTACTTCGCGATCATGTGGGTCGGGTCCCTCCTGCTGGCCCGCTGGATCGGACTCGGGTACGCCCGGTCCACGACCGTGGCGTTCACCGCGGCCGGCAACAACTTCGAGCTCGCCATCGCCGTGGCGATCGGGGCCTTCGGCGTGACCAGCGGGCAGGCCCTCGCTGGCGTCGTCGGACCGCTCATCGAGGTCCCCGTCCTCGTCGGCCTGGTCTACGTCAGCCTCTGGGCACGCCGTTTCTTCCCCGACACCGCGCAGGAGACAGCCCCATGA
- the rnhA gene encoding ribonuclease HI — translation MTQTVTIHTDGACLGNPGPGGWGAVLRYGTHLKELYGGEPQTTNNRMELMAAIVALEALNRPASVDLHTDSSYVRNGITSWVAKWKANGWRTSAKAPVKNDDLWRRLDEAAARHDVTWHWVKGHAGDPGNEHADRLAGLGAREARDAAGSGAGLGVSSA, via the coding sequence GTGACGCAGACCGTCACGATCCACACCGACGGCGCCTGCCTGGGCAACCCCGGCCCCGGCGGCTGGGGCGCGGTGCTGCGCTACGGCACCCACCTCAAGGAGCTGTACGGCGGCGAGCCGCAGACCACGAACAACCGGATGGAGCTGATGGCGGCGATCGTCGCCCTCGAGGCCCTCAACCGGCCGGCGAGCGTCGACCTGCACACCGACAGCAGCTACGTGCGCAACGGGATCACCTCGTGGGTGGCGAAGTGGAAGGCGAACGGGTGGCGCACCTCGGCCAAGGCGCCGGTCAAGAACGACGACCTGTGGCGCCGCCTCGACGAGGCGGCCGCGAGGCACGACGTCACCTGGCACTGGGTCAAGGGCCATGCCGGCGACCCGGGCAACGAGCACGCCGACCGGCTCGCGGGCCTGGGCGCCCGCGAGGCCCGGGACGCCGCAGGCTCGGGCGCGGGGCTGGGCGTCAGCAGCGCTTGA
- the arsM gene encoding arsenite methyltransferase — protein sequence MSTTDPATDRATDSATDSVTDVREEVRRRYAEAATAVTRGTTNAELNDALQVDDNCGTSSCCSGDVAVDESFGAALYAADDQDALPAEAVAASLGCGNPTAVADLRPGQRVLDLGSGGGIDVLLSARRVGGTGFAYGVDMTDEMLDLARANAAKAGATNVEFLKGTIEDVPLPDASVDVVISNCVINLSVDKPQVISEMFRVLTPGGRIGISDVVAEDHLTPSERAARGSYVGCIAGALSRSEYLDGLAAAGFVDAEVELTHEVVPGMHGAIIRATKPEQPAT from the coding sequence ATGAGCACCACCGACCCCGCTACCGACCGCGCTACCGACTCCGCTACCGACTCCGTCACCGACGTACGCGAGGAGGTCCGTCGCCGCTACGCCGAGGCGGCGACCGCCGTCACCCGCGGCACGACGAACGCCGAGCTCAACGACGCCCTCCAGGTCGACGACAACTGCGGCACGTCGTCGTGCTGCAGCGGTGACGTCGCTGTCGACGAGTCCTTCGGCGCCGCGCTGTACGCCGCCGACGACCAGGACGCCCTGCCCGCCGAGGCGGTCGCGGCCAGCCTCGGCTGCGGCAACCCGACCGCGGTCGCCGACCTGCGTCCTGGCCAGCGGGTCCTCGACCTCGGCTCCGGCGGCGGCATCGACGTCCTGCTCTCCGCGCGCCGGGTCGGTGGGACCGGGTTCGCCTATGGCGTCGACATGACCGACGAGATGCTGGACCTCGCCCGGGCCAACGCCGCGAAGGCGGGGGCGACCAACGTGGAGTTCCTCAAGGGCACCATCGAGGACGTCCCGCTCCCCGACGCCTCCGTCGACGTGGTGATCTCCAACTGCGTCATCAACCTCTCGGTCGACAAGCCCCAGGTCATCTCCGAGATGTTCCGCGTGCTCACCCCGGGTGGTCGGATCGGGATCTCCGACGTCGTCGCCGAGGACCACCTCACCCCGTCCGAGCGCGCCGCGCGTGGCTCGTACGTCGGCTGCATCGCCGGCGCCCTGTCCCGCTCCGAGTACCTCGACGGGCTCGCGGCGGCCGGGTTCGTCGACGCCGAGGTCGAGCTCACCCACGAGGTCGTCCCCGGCATGCACGGCGCGATCATCCGCGCCACCAAGCCGGAGCAGCCGGCCACGTGA
- the lysA gene encoding diaminopimelate decarboxylase: MTHEAGWAHAPGALRGPAWLQAPTDVNALVPQLWSSTAHKTDAGDLVVGGIPVADLVAEHNTPAYVLDEDDFRSRARAFRDAFSDFDVYYAGKAFLSTAVARWIDEEGLLLDVCSAGELTVALRAGLDPRRIGYHGNNKSVPELRRAVAAGVGRIIVDSFTEVERLASITADTGLTARTMVRVTAGVEAHTHEFIATAHEDQKFGFSIASGDALEAVRRLHAAPGVELLGLHSHIGSQIFDTAGFEIAARRVLALHAQVRDELGLALPEMDLGGGFGIAYTTQDDPSTPALLAEGMRRIVDTECRSLGVDRPRLSIEPGRAIVGPAMCTVYTVGTVKQVTLDAGAVRTYISVDGGMSDNIRTALYDADYSCTLAGRRSEAPPVLARVVGKHCEAGDIVVRDEFLPADLAPGDLLAVPGTGAYCRSMSSNYNHALRPPVIAVKDGAARVIVRRETEEDLLATDLG, translated from the coding sequence ATGACGCATGAAGCCGGTTGGGCGCACGCGCCCGGCGCCCTGCGCGGTCCCGCCTGGCTGCAGGCCCCCACCGACGTCAACGCCCTGGTGCCGCAGCTGTGGTCGAGCACCGCGCACAAGACCGACGCCGGTGACCTGGTGGTCGGCGGCATCCCGGTCGCGGACCTGGTCGCCGAGCACAACACCCCGGCCTACGTCCTCGACGAAGACGACTTCCGCAGCCGGGCCCGTGCGTTCCGCGACGCCTTCTCCGACTTCGACGTCTACTACGCCGGCAAGGCGTTCCTGAGCACCGCCGTCGCCCGCTGGATCGACGAGGAGGGCCTGCTCCTCGACGTCTGCTCGGCCGGGGAGCTCACCGTCGCGCTGCGGGCAGGGCTGGACCCGCGCCGCATCGGCTACCACGGCAACAACAAGTCGGTCCCCGAGCTGCGCCGTGCCGTCGCGGCGGGAGTCGGGCGGATCATCGTGGACTCCTTCACCGAGGTCGAGCGCCTCGCCTCGATCACCGCCGACACGGGGTTGACCGCACGCACCATGGTCCGCGTCACGGCCGGTGTCGAGGCCCACACCCACGAGTTCATCGCCACCGCGCACGAGGACCAGAAGTTCGGGTTCTCGATCGCCTCCGGCGACGCGCTGGAGGCGGTGCGCCGGCTGCACGCCGCCCCGGGGGTCGAGCTGCTCGGCCTGCACTCCCACATCGGCAGCCAGATCTTCGACACCGCCGGCTTCGAGATCGCCGCACGTCGCGTCCTCGCGCTGCACGCGCAGGTGCGCGACGAGCTCGGCCTCGCCCTGCCGGAGATGGACCTCGGTGGCGGCTTCGGCATCGCCTACACCACGCAGGACGACCCGAGCACCCCGGCGCTGCTCGCCGAGGGGATGCGGCGCATCGTGGACACCGAGTGCCGCTCGCTCGGCGTGGACCGGCCGCGGCTGTCCATCGAGCCGGGCCGCGCCATCGTCGGACCGGCGATGTGCACCGTCTACACGGTGGGCACGGTCAAGCAGGTCACCCTGGATGCCGGCGCCGTGCGCACCTACATCAGCGTCGACGGCGGGATGAGCGACAACATCCGCACCGCGCTGTACGACGCGGACTACTCCTGCACCCTGGCCGGCCGGCGCTCCGAGGCGCCGCCCGTGCTCGCCAGGGTCGTCGGCAAGCACTGCGAGGCCGGCGACATCGTGGTGCGCGACGAGTTCCTGCCCGCAGACCTCGCCCCCGGCGACCTGCTGGCCGTGCCGGGCACGGGTGCCTACTGCCGGTCCATGTCCTCGAACTACAACCACGCCCTGCGACCGCCGGTGATCGCGGTCAAGGACGGTGCCGCGCGCGTGATCGTGCGTCGCGAGACCGAGGAGGACCTGCTCGCCACCGACCTCGGCTGA
- a CDS encoding LCP family protein: MRMRTLTIRKLTMRKVVRTAVLGLVLGLVALVVPDSTRAPVDFTLVKVEKAEAVDVDPDVVWILAVGSDARPGEDPLRTRGDALQLIGLNSRTGAATAIGIPRDSWVPIPGVGSNRVNAALFFGGPNLLGRTVGNLVGIQPDYVMVATFSGLANLIRGIGGITVNNPRAFSDSSLHPQGWAAGRIKINGMKAVEFARVRKSLPGGDFDRSANQQRVLRGIQRKVAAKAARPGFIEAGVLSVLKNLHTRGVSAPELFRLAQAVAQVDPAKVRTCVLPGSIGNVGGASVVLPNTAVAKRYGREARKDATLKRC; encoded by the coding sequence ATGAGGATGCGCACGCTGACGATCCGAAAGCTGACGATGCGCAAGGTGGTCCGGACCGCGGTGCTGGGCCTGGTGCTCGGCCTGGTCGCGCTGGTCGTGCCCGACTCGACGCGGGCGCCGGTGGACTTCACGCTGGTCAAGGTCGAGAAGGCGGAGGCCGTCGACGTCGACCCCGACGTCGTCTGGATCCTCGCGGTGGGCTCGGACGCCCGCCCCGGCGAGGACCCGCTGCGCACCCGTGGCGACGCGCTGCAGCTCATCGGGCTGAACTCCCGCACCGGGGCCGCTACCGCGATCGGCATCCCGCGCGACAGCTGGGTGCCCATCCCCGGGGTCGGCTCGAACCGGGTCAACGCCGCACTCTTCTTCGGTGGGCCCAACCTGCTCGGGCGCACCGTGGGCAACCTGGTCGGGATCCAGCCGGACTACGTCATGGTGGCGACCTTCAGCGGCCTGGCGAACCTGATCCGCGGCATCGGTGGGATCACGGTCAACAACCCGCGCGCCTTCTCCGACTCTAGCCTCCACCCCCAGGGCTGGGCGGCCGGCCGGATCAAGATCAACGGCATGAAGGCCGTCGAGTTCGCCCGGGTGCGCAAGTCGCTTCCCGGCGGCGACTTCGACCGCTCCGCCAACCAGCAGCGCGTGCTGCGCGGGATCCAGCGCAAGGTCGCGGCGAAGGCGGCGCGCCCGGGGTTCATCGAGGCCGGGGTGCTGAGCGTGCTGAAGAACCTGCACACCAGGGGAGTCTCGGCGCCTGAGCTGTTCCGCCTCGCCCAGGCGGTCGCCCAGGTCGACCCGGCGAAGGTGAGGACCTGTGTGCTGCCGGGCTCGATCGGCAACGTCGGCGGTGCCAGCGTGGTGCTGCCGAACACCGCGGTCGCCAAGCGCTACGGGCGTGAGGCCCGCAAGGACGCCACGCTCAAGCGCTGCTGA
- the argS gene encoding arginine--tRNA ligase — MTPAQLSSTIVGVLTALSEEGALALPDGVPTEVNVERPRQKGHGDYATNVAMQLAKKAGTNPRALAELIAERLRAADGVAAVEVAGPGFLNVSVEAGAQGRVAAEVVRAGASYGRTEVLAGQRINIEFISANPTGPLHLGHTRWAVLGDAIGRVLDAAGAEVTREFYINDRGVQMNHFADSIIASALGEPKPEDGYAGAYIDDLARQVGEAHPGIFELPADERRAAVRAAGYEVQLREQRETLDAFNTHFDVWFSELSLHESGSVPETLARLKELGHVYEEGGALWMRTTTFGDDKDRVLIKSDGELTYFASDTAYYLNKRERGFDHCIYLLGADHHGYVGRLKAMAACVGDDPAKTLDVMIGQLVKILRDGEELKLSKRAGTIVTLNELAEDIGVDALRYSLARYPADSPLVLDVAEITKASNDNPVYYVQYAHARTCRMLANAADLGMRLPDLEPGAENGFDPALLDHERDGALLRALAEYPRVVASAAELREPHRVARYLEDTASVFNKWYDTKECRMLPQGDEPVSAANEARMALVVATRTVIANGLDLLGVSAPERM; from the coding sequence GTGACTCCTGCTCAGCTCTCCAGCACCATCGTCGGCGTCCTGACCGCGCTCAGCGAGGAGGGGGCCCTGGCCCTCCCTGACGGCGTCCCGACCGAGGTGAACGTGGAGCGCCCGCGCCAGAAGGGGCACGGCGACTACGCCACCAACGTGGCGATGCAGCTGGCCAAGAAGGCGGGCACCAACCCGCGTGCCCTCGCCGAGCTGATCGCGGAGAGGCTGCGCGCGGCCGACGGCGTCGCGGCGGTCGAGGTCGCGGGCCCCGGCTTCCTCAACGTCAGCGTCGAGGCCGGCGCCCAGGGCCGGGTCGCCGCCGAGGTGGTGCGCGCCGGGGCGTCGTACGGACGCACCGAGGTGCTCGCCGGGCAGCGGATCAACATCGAGTTCATCTCCGCCAACCCGACGGGTCCGCTGCACCTGGGCCACACCCGCTGGGCGGTGCTCGGCGACGCGATCGGCCGGGTGCTGGACGCGGCCGGCGCCGAGGTCACCCGCGAGTTCTACATCAACGACCGCGGCGTGCAGATGAACCATTTCGCCGACTCGATCATCGCCTCCGCGCTAGGGGAGCCGAAGCCCGAGGACGGCTACGCCGGCGCCTACATCGACGACCTCGCGCGCCAGGTCGGCGAGGCGCACCCGGGGATCTTCGAGCTGCCCGCCGACGAGCGCCGCGCGGCCGTGCGCGCCGCCGGCTACGAGGTGCAGCTGCGCGAGCAGCGCGAGACGCTGGACGCCTTCAACACCCACTTCGACGTGTGGTTCTCGGAGCTGTCCCTGCACGAGTCGGGCTCGGTGCCGGAGACCCTGGCCCGGCTCAAGGAGCTCGGCCACGTCTACGAGGAGGGCGGTGCGCTGTGGATGCGCACCACCACCTTCGGCGACGACAAGGACCGGGTGCTGATCAAGTCCGACGGCGAGCTGACCTACTTCGCCTCCGACACCGCCTACTACCTCAACAAGCGCGAGCGCGGCTTCGACCACTGCATCTACCTGCTCGGCGCCGACCACCACGGCTACGTGGGCCGGCTCAAGGCGATGGCCGCGTGCGTCGGGGACGACCCGGCGAAGACCCTGGACGTGATGATCGGCCAGCTGGTCAAGATCCTGCGCGACGGCGAGGAGCTCAAGCTCTCCAAGCGTGCCGGCACGATCGTCACGCTCAACGAGCTCGCCGAGGACATCGGGGTGGACGCGCTGCGCTATTCCCTGGCGCGCTACCCGGCCGACTCGCCGCTGGTGCTGGACGTCGCCGAGATCACCAAGGCCTCCAACGACAACCCCGTGTACTACGTGCAGTACGCCCATGCGCGCACGTGTCGGATGCTCGCGAACGCCGCCGACCTCGGGATGCGGCTGCCCGACCTGGAGCCCGGCGCCGAGAACGGCTTCGACCCCGCGCTGCTCGACCACGAGCGCGACGGCGCGCTGCTGCGCGCGCTGGCCGAGTACCCCCGCGTCGTCGCCAGCGCTGCGGAGCTGCGTGAGCCGCACCGTGTCGCGCGCTACCTGGAGGACACCGCCTCGGTGTTCAACAAGTGGTACGACACCAAGGAGTGCCGGATGCTGCCGCAGGGCGACGAGCCGGTGAGCGCCGCGAACGAGGCCCGGATGGCCCTCGTGGTGGCGACCCGCACGGTGATCGCCAACGGCTTGGACCTGCTCGGCGTCTCGGCGCCCGAGCGGATGTGA
- a CDS encoding low molecular weight phosphatase family protein: MTDHPSAEAPRVRQVVFACVRNGGRSVIARVLTEHYAQGALIALSAGTRPGEHIHPEVATALEKLGLDTSREQPEHLTTEMVAASDLAITLGCGEECPYVPGVAYRDWAVDDPGGQDEITVRRIITDLDARVRDLVAELAPEVDLPASVVVDV; this comes from the coding sequence ATGACCGATCACCCCAGCGCCGAGGCGCCCCGCGTACGGCAGGTGGTCTTCGCCTGCGTCCGGAACGGCGGCCGCTCCGTCATCGCCCGCGTGCTCACCGAGCACTACGCCCAAGGCGCCCTCATCGCCCTGTCGGCCGGCACCCGACCCGGAGAGCACATCCACCCCGAGGTCGCCACCGCACTCGAGAAGCTCGGCCTCGACACGTCCCGCGAGCAGCCCGAGCACCTCACCACCGAGATGGTCGCCGCCAGCGACCTCGCCATCACCCTCGGCTGCGGCGAGGAGTGCCCCTACGTCCCCGGCGTCGCCTATCGCGACTGGGCCGTCGACGACCCCGGCGGCCAGGACGAGATCACCGTCCGTCGCATCATCACCGACCTCGACGCCCGCGTTCGCGACCTCGTCGCGGAGCTCGCTCCCGAGGTCGACCTCCCCGCCAGCGTCGTCGTCGACGTCTGA
- the purT gene encoding formate-dependent phosphoribosylglycinamide formyltransferase: MTIFGTPLSPHATRVLLLGSGELGKELVIELQRLGVETVAVDRYPGAPAMQVAHRSHVIDMLDPAAVRAVIEAERPHWVVPEIEAIHTPTLLELESEGVTVVPTARATRLTMDREGIRRLAAEELGLPTSPYRFADSLAELEDAVATIGTPCVVKPVMSSSGKGQSVVHTPADARTAWEHAQAGGRAGAGRVIVEGFVDFDTEITLLTVKHAATDGGADVISFCAPIGHTQVDGDYRESWQPQALSPAVVARAQEVSAAVVADLCGERGRGLFGVELFVRGEEVIFSELSPRPHDTGLVTLVSQDLSEFALHARAVLGLPIPTITTRGPAASCAAVFEGEVLAPRIAGVVEALAVPDTSVRLFGKPAVSGRRRMAVALALGEDVEQARERARTAAGLLELVP, encoded by the coding sequence GTGACGATCTTCGGAACCCCCCTGTCCCCGCACGCCACCCGGGTGCTGCTCCTCGGCTCCGGCGAGCTCGGCAAGGAGCTGGTGATCGAGCTCCAGCGTCTCGGTGTGGAGACGGTGGCGGTCGACCGCTACCCGGGTGCGCCGGCGATGCAGGTCGCGCACCGCAGCCACGTCATCGACATGCTCGACCCGGCCGCCGTGCGTGCGGTGATCGAGGCGGAGCGGCCGCACTGGGTGGTGCCGGAGATCGAGGCCATCCACACCCCGACCCTGCTGGAGCTCGAGTCCGAGGGCGTCACCGTGGTGCCGACCGCGCGCGCCACGCGGCTGACCATGGACCGTGAGGGCATCCGGCGCCTGGCGGCCGAGGAGCTCGGGCTGCCCACCTCGCCGTACCGCTTCGCGGACAGCCTGGCCGAGCTCGAGGACGCGGTGGCCACCATCGGCACCCCGTGCGTGGTGAAGCCGGTGATGTCCTCCTCCGGCAAGGGCCAGTCGGTGGTCCACACCCCCGCCGACGCCCGGACGGCCTGGGAGCACGCCCAGGCCGGTGGACGCGCCGGCGCCGGACGCGTCATCGTCGAGGGCTTCGTCGACTTCGACACCGAGATCACGCTGCTCACCGTCAAGCACGCCGCGACCGACGGCGGGGCCGACGTGATCTCGTTCTGCGCCCCGATCGGGCACACCCAGGTCGACGGCGACTACCGCGAGTCCTGGCAGCCCCAGGCGCTCTCCCCCGCCGTGGTGGCGCGCGCCCAGGAGGTCTCGGCCGCCGTGGTCGCCGACCTGTGCGGCGAACGCGGACGCGGGCTGTTCGGGGTCGAGCTGTTCGTGCGCGGCGAGGAGGTCATCTTCTCCGAGCTCTCACCGCGCCCGCACGACACCGGCCTGGTCACCCTGGTCTCCCAGGACCTCTCCGAGTTCGCGCTGCACGCTCGCGCGGTGCTCGGCCTGCCGATCCCCACCATCACCACCCGCGGCCCGGCGGCGTCCTGCGCGGCGGTGTTCGAGGGCGAGGTCCTCGCGCCCCGGATCGCCGGCGTCGTCGAGGCGCTGGCCGTGCCGGACACGAGCGTGCGCCTGTTCGGCAAGCCCGCCGTGTCGGGCCGGCGCCGGATGGCGGTCGCGCTCGCCCTCGGCGAGGACGTCGAGCAGGCGCGTGAGCGGGCCCGCACCGCCGCGGGTCTCCTGGAGCTCGTGCCGTGA